The Prevotella sp. E9-3 genome has a window encoding:
- the clpB gene encoding ATP-dependent chaperone ClpB has product MTLDKFTIKAQETVQAAVQTAQRGGQQTIEPVHLLVGLLDKAKDVTSFIFQKLGVNPQQIQMLAQQELQHLPRVQGGEPYLSNDTNKVLMKAEDLSKEMGDEYVSCEPILLALLMVNTTVSRILKDAGATEKDMRQAILELRRGQKVQSQSADDNYQSLEKYAKNLVTLARSGKLDPVIGRDEEIRRVLQILSRRTKNNPILIGEPGTGKTAIVEGLAGRIVRGDVPENLKDKQLYSLDMGALVAGAKYKGEFEERLKGVINEVTQSDGRIILFIDEIHTLVGAGGGEGAMDAANILKPALARGELRAIGATTLNEYQKYFEKDKALERRFQTVMVDEPDELSAISILRGLKERYENHHKVRIQDDACIAAVQLSERYITERFLPDKAIDLMDEAAAKLRMERDSVPEELDEIMRRRAQLEIERSAISREFSDNSVNSENSDKLTQLDKEIAELKEQETQLRAKWEGERQLINKIQQDKQEIENLKLEAERAEREGDYGRVAEIRYSKLKALEDHIAQQLSTLNSQLSTRMVREEVTADDIAEVVSRWTGIPVNRMMQSEREKLLHLEDELHKRVIGQNEAITAVSDAVRRSRAGLQDPKRPIASFIFLGTTGVGKTELAKALAEYLFNDETMMTRIDMSEYQEKHTVSRLIGAPPGYVGYDEGGQLTEAVRRKPYSVLLFDEIEKAHPDVFNILLQVLDDGRLTDNKGRTADFKNTIIIMTSNATREQLRMTMRPEFLNRIDEIITFQQLSEDEIAQVVRLQLNRVKQMLDVQGVRLDATDHAVKWLAHEGYDPEFGARPVKRAIQQYVLNDLSKRLLADEIDRSKPIIIDEFGEGLVFRNN; this is encoded by the coding sequence ATGACGTTAGACAAGTTTACAATTAAAGCGCAGGAAACGGTGCAAGCCGCCGTGCAGACCGCACAACGAGGCGGACAGCAGACCATTGAGCCCGTACACCTGCTCGTAGGACTCTTGGACAAGGCTAAGGATGTAACCTCGTTCATCTTCCAGAAACTGGGGGTGAACCCTCAGCAGATACAGATGTTGGCCCAACAGGAACTGCAGCATTTGCCACGTGTGCAGGGTGGGGAGCCCTACCTGAGCAACGATACCAATAAGGTGCTGATGAAGGCTGAAGACCTGTCGAAGGAAATGGGCGACGAGTACGTATCGTGTGAGCCCATTCTGTTGGCTCTCCTCATGGTCAATACCACCGTGAGCCGTATTCTGAAGGATGCCGGGGCCACGGAGAAAGACATGCGGCAGGCCATTCTGGAACTGCGCCGCGGACAAAAGGTGCAGTCGCAGAGTGCCGACGACAACTATCAGTCGCTGGAGAAATATGCGAAGAACCTGGTGACCCTGGCACGTTCGGGCAAGCTGGACCCGGTGATAGGCCGTGACGAAGAGATTCGCCGCGTGTTACAGATTCTGTCGCGCCGTACTAAGAACAATCCTATATTGATAGGTGAGCCGGGTACGGGTAAGACGGCCATCGTGGAAGGACTGGCCGGACGTATAGTGCGCGGCGATGTGCCCGAGAACCTGAAAGACAAGCAGCTCTACTCGCTCGACATGGGTGCGCTGGTGGCTGGCGCTAAATATAAAGGTGAGTTTGAGGAGCGACTGAAGGGTGTCATCAATGAGGTGACGCAGTCCGACGGCCGCATCATCCTCTTCATCGACGAGATTCACACGCTGGTGGGTGCCGGCGGTGGTGAGGGTGCCATGGACGCTGCCAACATCCTGAAACCAGCGCTGGCCCGTGGCGAACTGAGGGCTATCGGTGCCACCACGCTCAACGAATATCAGAAATATTTTGAAAAGGACAAGGCCTTGGAACGCCGTTTCCAGACGGTGATGGTGGACGAGCCCGACGAGCTGTCGGCTATCTCTATTCTCCGTGGTCTGAAAGAGCGCTATGAGAACCATCATAAGGTGCGCATTCAGGACGATGCCTGTATAGCCGCCGTGCAACTCTCAGAACGCTATATCACGGAGCGATTCCTGCCCGACAAGGCTATCGACCTGATGGATGAGGCTGCCGCCAAACTGCGCATGGAGCGCGATTCGGTGCCCGAAGAGCTGGACGAAATTATGCGACGTAGGGCGCAGTTGGAGATTGAACGGTCGGCCATCTCAAGGGAGTTCTCCGATAATTCAGTAAATTCCGAGAACTCCGACAAACTCACCCAACTTGACAAGGAGATTGCCGAACTGAAAGAGCAGGAGACTCAGTTACGCGCCAAGTGGGAAGGTGAACGCCAGCTCATCAACAAGATTCAGCAAGACAAGCAGGAGATAGAAAACCTGAAACTGGAGGCTGAGCGTGCCGAGCGCGAAGGAGACTATGGTAGGGTGGCCGAGATTCGCTACTCTAAACTCAAGGCACTTGAGGATCATATTGCCCAGCAACTCTCAACTCTCAACTCTCAACTCTCAACTCGAATGGTGCGCGAAGAGGTCACTGCCGACGATATTGCCGAGGTGGTGAGCCGATGGACGGGCATCCCCGTGAACCGAATGATGCAGAGCGAGCGAGAGAAACTGCTGCACCTGGAGGACGAACTGCACAAGCGTGTGATAGGACAGAACGAGGCCATCACTGCCGTCTCGGATGCAGTGCGCCGTTCGCGTGCCGGACTGCAAGACCCCAAGCGACCTATTGCCTCGTTTATCTTTCTGGGCACCACCGGTGTGGGAAAGACAGAACTGGCCAAGGCACTGGCCGAATACCTGTTCAACGACGAGACGATGATGACGCGTATCGATATGTCGGAGTATCAGGAGAAGCATACCGTGAGCCGACTGATTGGTGCACCTCCAGGATATGTGGGCTATGATGAGGGCGGACAACTGACCGAGGCCGTGCGGCGTAAACCATATTCGGTGCTGCTGTTCGATGAGATTGAAAAGGCTCACCCCGATGTGTTCAATATCCTGTTGCAGGTGTTGGACGACGGTAGGTTGACCGACAACAAGGGGCGTACGGCCGACTTCAAGAACACCATCATCATCATGACCTCGAATGCCACACGCGAGCAGTTGCGAATGACCATGCGTCCGGAGTTCCTGAATCGTATAGACGAGATCATCACTTTCCAGCAACTCTCAGAGGACGAGATAGCTCAGGTGGTGCGCCTGCAACTCAACCGGGTTAAGCAGATGCTCGACGTACAGGGAGTCCGGCTCGATGCTACCGACCATGCCGTGAAATGGCTGGCCCATGAGGGCTACGACCCAGAGTTCGGTGCCCGTCCTGTGAAGCGCGCCATTCAGCAGTACGTGCTCAACGACCTGTCTAAGCGTCTGCTGGCCGACGAGATAGACCGCTCAAAGCCTATCATCATCGATGAGTTCGGCGAAGGCCTCGTATTTAGGAATAACTGA